The following coding sequences are from one Stegostoma tigrinum isolate sSteTig4 chromosome 11, sSteTig4.hap1, whole genome shotgun sequence window:
- the fezf2 gene encoding fez family zinc finger protein 2 isoform X1: protein MPYDHVERSTPQETDFKMGDQSGSSQRLLTPSPGMASSGHLETVVSCPRQTARNGTSATTCNGATPKALAFSIERIMAKTSEPRNQTEQRQSLEKAEGKKVGKLCSPVPCMLPIQPFPYDLQTKALLNYSEVWKTNLRGSLCTSAAMCKSNCGMCCKTDLTLGPSMMTANRLIKPQVINQTVAMPANGSLYYFNYLDTTYHPSELLRGHHIFPSQILGSQPPASLSAHQKLLLLENAKFASLAAEKYPTPQFPHKERIPGQLDQVIKENNSFPVEKNVIKNHQKLSNTSNDGKPKNFTCEVCGKVFNAHYNLTRHMPVHTGARPFVCKVCGKGFRQASTLCRHKIIHTQEKPHKCNQCGKAFNRSSTLNTHIRIHAGYKPFVCEFCGKGFHQKGNYKNHKLTHSGEKQFKCNICNKAFHQVYNLTFHMHTHNDKKPFTCGACGKGFCRNFDLKKHIRKLHDGNSATAPANERSRVGQS, encoded by the exons ATGCCGTATGACCACGTAGAGAGAAGTACTCCTCAGGAAACCGACTTCAAAAT GGGAGATCAGAGCGGCTCTAGTCAGCGGCTGCTCACACCAAGTCCTGGGATGGCAAGCTCTGGTCACTTGGAGACAGTTGTGTCCTGTCCCAGGCAGACGGCAAGGAATGGAACCTCCGCCACGACCTGCAATGGAGCTACCCCGAAGGCACTGGCCTTTTCCATCGAAAGGATCATGGCCAAAACCTCAGAACCAAGGAACCAGACTGAACAAAGACAAAGCTTGGAGAAAGCCGAAGGCAAAAAGGTCGGGAAATTGTGTTCTCCTGTCCCGTGTATGCTTCCTATCCAACCTTTCCCTTACGACTTGCAAACTAAAGCGCTCTTGAACTATTCGGAGGTATGGAAGACTAATCTCAGGGGGTCACTTTGTACTTCTGCGGCAATGTGTAAATCAAACTGTGGGATGTGCTGTAAAACTGACTTAACTTTAGGCCCTTCTATGATGACAGCGAACAGACTGATAAAACCCCAAGTCATAAACCAAACAGTCGCTATGCCTGCCAACGGTTCCCTTTATTATTTCAACTATCTGGACACTACCTACCATCCTTCAGAGTTGCTTCGTGGACATCACATCTTCCCATCTCAAATTCTCGGTTCTCAGCCCCCAGCCTCGCTATCTGCTCACCAGAAACTTCTTTTGTTGGAGAATGCTAAATTTGCTAGCTTGGCCGCGGAGAAATATCCAACGCCGCAATTTCCTCACAAAGAACGGATCCCAGGGCAGCTGGACCAAGTGATCAAAGAAAACAACAGCTTTCCAGTCGAAAAGAATGTAATTAAAAATCATCAAAAACTGAGCAACACCTCAAACGATGGCAAACCCAAAAACTTTACCTGTGAAGTGTGTGGAAAG GTTTTTAACGCACATTATAACTTAACACGTCACATGCCAGTTCACACTGGTGCCAGGCCGTTTGTGTGCAAGGTCTGTGGGAAGGGTTTTCGACAGGCCAGTACCCTCTGCAGACATAAAATAATCCATACACAG GAGAAACCACATAAATGCAATCAGTGCGGAAAAGCTTTTAACCGAAGCTCCACTCTAAACACTCACATTCGGATCCACGCTGGTTACAAGCCCTTTGTTTGCGAGTTCTGTGGGAAAGGATTTCACCAAAAAG GAAACTACAAGAATCACAAACTGACTCACAGCGGAGAAAAACAGTTTAAATGTAATATCTGCAACAAAGCATTCCATCAGGTGTATAATTTAACGTTTCATATGCATACTCACAACGACAAAAAGCCTTTCACTTGCGGAGCTTGTGGGAAAGGATTTTGCAGGAACTTTGATTTGAAGAAGCATATAAGGAAATTACACGACGGTAATTCCGCCACAGCCCCAGCGAACGAGCGTTCAAGGGTGGGGCAAAGTTAG
- the fezf2 gene encoding fez family zinc finger protein 2 isoform X2, translated as MASSGHLETVVSCPRQTARNGTSATTCNGATPKALAFSIERIMAKTSEPRNQTEQRQSLEKAEGKKVGKLCSPVPCMLPIQPFPYDLQTKALLNYSEVWKTNLRGSLCTSAAMCKSNCGMCCKTDLTLGPSMMTANRLIKPQVINQTVAMPANGSLYYFNYLDTTYHPSELLRGHHIFPSQILGSQPPASLSAHQKLLLLENAKFASLAAEKYPTPQFPHKERIPGQLDQVIKENNSFPVEKNVIKNHQKLSNTSNDGKPKNFTCEVCGKVFNAHYNLTRHMPVHTGARPFVCKVCGKGFRQASTLCRHKIIHTQEKPHKCNQCGKAFNRSSTLNTHIRIHAGYKPFVCEFCGKGFHQKGNYKNHKLTHSGEKQFKCNICNKAFHQVYNLTFHMHTHNDKKPFTCGACGKGFCRNFDLKKHIRKLHDGNSATAPANERSRVGQS; from the exons ATGGCAAGCTCTGGTCACTTGGAGACAGTTGTGTCCTGTCCCAGGCAGACGGCAAGGAATGGAACCTCCGCCACGACCTGCAATGGAGCTACCCCGAAGGCACTGGCCTTTTCCATCGAAAGGATCATGGCCAAAACCTCAGAACCAAGGAACCAGACTGAACAAAGACAAAGCTTGGAGAAAGCCGAAGGCAAAAAGGTCGGGAAATTGTGTTCTCCTGTCCCGTGTATGCTTCCTATCCAACCTTTCCCTTACGACTTGCAAACTAAAGCGCTCTTGAACTATTCGGAGGTATGGAAGACTAATCTCAGGGGGTCACTTTGTACTTCTGCGGCAATGTGTAAATCAAACTGTGGGATGTGCTGTAAAACTGACTTAACTTTAGGCCCTTCTATGATGACAGCGAACAGACTGATAAAACCCCAAGTCATAAACCAAACAGTCGCTATGCCTGCCAACGGTTCCCTTTATTATTTCAACTATCTGGACACTACCTACCATCCTTCAGAGTTGCTTCGTGGACATCACATCTTCCCATCTCAAATTCTCGGTTCTCAGCCCCCAGCCTCGCTATCTGCTCACCAGAAACTTCTTTTGTTGGAGAATGCTAAATTTGCTAGCTTGGCCGCGGAGAAATATCCAACGCCGCAATTTCCTCACAAAGAACGGATCCCAGGGCAGCTGGACCAAGTGATCAAAGAAAACAACAGCTTTCCAGTCGAAAAGAATGTAATTAAAAATCATCAAAAACTGAGCAACACCTCAAACGATGGCAAACCCAAAAACTTTACCTGTGAAGTGTGTGGAAAG GTTTTTAACGCACATTATAACTTAACACGTCACATGCCAGTTCACACTGGTGCCAGGCCGTTTGTGTGCAAGGTCTGTGGGAAGGGTTTTCGACAGGCCAGTACCCTCTGCAGACATAAAATAATCCATACACAG GAGAAACCACATAAATGCAATCAGTGCGGAAAAGCTTTTAACCGAAGCTCCACTCTAAACACTCACATTCGGATCCACGCTGGTTACAAGCCCTTTGTTTGCGAGTTCTGTGGGAAAGGATTTCACCAAAAAG GAAACTACAAGAATCACAAACTGACTCACAGCGGAGAAAAACAGTTTAAATGTAATATCTGCAACAAAGCATTCCATCAGGTGTATAATTTAACGTTTCATATGCATACTCACAACGACAAAAAGCCTTTCACTTGCGGAGCTTGTGGGAAAGGATTTTGCAGGAACTTTGATTTGAAGAAGCATATAAGGAAATTACACGACGGTAATTCCGCCACAGCCCCAGCGAACGAGCGTTCAAGGGTGGGGCAAAGTTAG